From Armatimonadota bacterium:
AGAAACTCACCCTGGCGCGAAAGATGCGTGGCTGATCTGGGTGTTTCAAAGGATGCGCTGATTGTGTCAGTCGAGCGGGCAGGCAAGGCCATACTCCCACGTGGGGATACAATACTCGAAGCAGGCGACAAGCTTACTCTAGTCGCTGAGTCCCAGGCAGCGACCAAAATACGCGAGCAATGGGAAAACTGGGCGAAATAAATCTGACAACAAACCGTTAATTATGTTCTGGCTGTTTAGATGAGCCTTGACCGGGGTAAGATTCCCGGGTAGTTATCAACATCGACTTCCGGATGGAGGAAGACCGTTGCATACAGAACATTTTTCACTACTTAAAGTCAAACCCGGTAATCCCATGCTTTTTTCAGGTCCTATCGCCCGTGTGGTTGGGCCGCATCTCAAAGACAGCAAGTTGATTAAGGCAGTTGCATCGGCAGGTGTCCTCAAAGGCAGCAGAGAGATTGAACTGCTGGGTATGAAGACCGAACTTACTCACGACGGGACATTCTCGGCTTGGGCAACTGGTCCGATGGGCAAGCTTCCTAAAGCAAAAGAAGCGGTCGAAGGTGTTCAAAAAGCAATAAGAAACCGCGGCAAGCCTCTAGTGGTGCGCGAAAATGGGACTCTTGTCTACACGTCATATCAACCGCCGGTGCCGACAAATGCTTCGATGAAACTGCTTGGCAGCCGTCTCTCACTCGAAATAAGCGGGCACCCACAGCCCACCGTATGCACTCTTCAGGTCACCACCAGATGCCAGGCAAACTGTATTCACTGCAGCGCCGCGCGCCACAAACGTGAGCACGAGCCTGAGATGACGACGCAGGACTGGAAGAGGATCGTGCGTGAATCCGAGCAGTTGGGAGCCGTGACTATAATCTTCACAGGCGGAGAGCCGCTGCTTCGACCCGACATATTTGAACTGATCGATTGGGTGGACAAAAACGAGGCTGTGGTCGGGATATTCTCCAATGGACTGCTGTTGAGCGATGAAAATGTCAAGAGGCTGGTTGACGCCGGACTTTGGTTCATACATGTCTCAATCGATTCGCCTGATGCGAGCCAGCATGACGAGATGCGGCGCGTGCCGGGATGTTTCGATAAGGCTATAGCGGGTCTGACTCGCGCAAAGAATGCAGGA
This genomic window contains:
- a CDS encoding radical SAM protein, which encodes MHTEHFSLLKVKPGNPMLFSGPIARVVGPHLKDSKLIKAVASAGVLKGSREIELLGMKTELTHDGTFSAWATGPMGKLPKAKEAVEGVQKAIRNRGKPLVVRENGTLVYTSYQPPVPTNASMKLLGSRLSLEISGHPQPTVCTLQVTTRCQANCIHCSAARHKREHEPEMTTQDWKRIVRESEQLGAVTIIFTGGEPLLRPDIFELIDWVDKNEAVVGIFSNGLLLSDENVKRLVDAGLWFIHVSIDSPDASQHDEMRRVPGCFDKAIAGLTRAKNAGILTGISTYATPERLRNGQVVELIEMTKRYGFDEITIFDVVPTGRLLHEDRKHLLTDEDKDQLCRIENEYNEGHPLPQVITQAHVNGPTGVGCYAGWCQFYMTAYGEMTPCDFTPLAFGNARDESVETIWNRMISHKGYCNHKNSCRMQDPQFRSNWVDKIPTSGPFPYPVEKFAQLADIDPDCEIEFEATDGYSSIGIKG